The sequence ACAACAATATACTGAGTTTAGATGATCTTAACGGGAATGACATGGATTTTCTGATTAATCAGCATAAAAATAACTCAAAAGAACTTGTATCCACAACTTTATGTGCAAAATTGGGTAGGCTTGAAGAATGGATTATATTTGCAAATCATAAATTACCATTGTTTTTACAGTTAAATGAAACTCTTTTTTTAAACTCGAAGCATTATATGGAATTCTATGAACAGTGTAGACAAAGAAAACGTGAAACTGCTATGATAGGTGGTCCGAAAGAACCATACCCACTTAATAAGCTTAAATATCTTGTTAAGGAAGCAATGCTATATCTTGAAGAATACTCCCAAGACTGTTTATATGCTGCAAAAATATATATAGAAACAAAAAGTTTTAAAAGTCTGTCTGAAAAATATAATCATGTATTAAATTATTTCAAAACAGTAGCACATAAGTTTACCGAACCTGCTCTTTTGGGGCTTCAAAAAAAATGTCAGGAAAGCGATAGTGCATTTATAGATGTAAATGGAAAGCAACAAAGAAGTGTTAGAATGGGTGATGGTTTAGTCGAGGAGTGCATCAGTGCTGCAAAAAGACTAGAAGGTGCTTGTGTCACTATTATTCTAATGCTGACTGCAATGCGCAGACAAGAATTAGCCCGTTTAGAACGTCATCCAGTAATTGAGGAAGGTGAATATCTAAATTTTAAAAGATTTATTTACAAAACTGCGCATACTGAAAATGGTGATTTACTTGAAATCCCTATTCCTCCAATTGTCCAAAGTGCCCTAGAATCATTATCACGAATTTCAGAAATAAAAGACGGTAAGACAACTGGTCCAATTATAGTCAGTGATTTTAGATTTAGTGAAGGTTGTAATGATAATAGGGTACAAGCTTCCATAAGATATTTTTCTAAATCTATCAACTTAGAGAATCCTCCTACACCACATCAGTTAAGACATGCAATGGCTTTTTTGGTTGCTTTCTTAAATGAAAAGGATGGTTTAGAGTTGGCCAGATTACTATTAGGTCATGACACAATTCTGATGACTCTTTGGTACATGGGGCACTATAGTCCACTGATTAAAGAAGTGGTTTCCGAACAATTGATCAAAAAGTCAAAACAACTTGTTGATGTTATTGGGAAAGAGCTTAATTCAGGTAAATTACTGTTTGGACCAAAGGGAAAATTGATAATGGAGAATTATGAATTTTCGGGTAGTTATGTAGAAGAATTTTCCAGTATCTTATCCGAAACCATGATCACTCTGATAGAAAAAGGACAGGCTGTTCTTATACAAAACCCAATTTGTTTCTGTTTTCATGATATGTCAAAAGGAACTGAAATGTCTTGTCAACGCGGGCTTGGAATGTCAGATTTAACAGGTGCTCTTCCATTACCCTCAAGATGTAATGGCTATGATTGCGAAAGTGCCATCTTTACAGAAGAATATATCCAAAGATTAGATAATACAATGATAGATTCAGAATTGGAAAAAAGACTTTTGGGAAATACCTATTTTGTTGACTTTGGTGGTTTTGATGCAATTGATCCATCTAGAAGTATTGTGAATGATTATATTATGACAAAACAAAGGATGGGTTAGGTAAATGGCTGCATTGTCAGAAGAAGAAAAGTCTTTAAAAGTAAGATTGAGTTGGGAAGCTTTTTATGAACTGTGTGATCAATCAGT is a genomic window of Sulfurovum sp. XGS-02 containing:
- a CDS encoding site-specific integrase codes for the protein MKHIKKYLNQLKSCLTEEEVWDLMKGRVFPGSDNSRFEEDMIQLPTSTGYYSGVSINVDNKLLDLACRVILFLKLDGEISNLPRNSGKKTYASHIRYFLSNMSDLHNNILSLDDLNGNDMDFLINQHKNNSKELVSTTLCAKLGRLEEWIIFANHKLPLFLQLNETLFLNSKHYMEFYEQCRQRKRETAMIGGPKEPYPLNKLKYLVKEAMLYLEEYSQDCLYAAKIYIETKSFKSLSEKYNHVLNYFKTVAHKFTEPALLGLQKKCQESDSAFIDVNGKQQRSVRMGDGLVEECISAAKRLEGACVTIILMLTAMRRQELARLERHPVIEEGEYLNFKRFIYKTAHTENGDLLEIPIPPIVQSALESLSRISEIKDGKTTGPIIVSDFRFSEGCNDNRVQASIRYFSKSINLENPPTPHQLRHAMAFLVAFLNEKDGLELARLLLGHDTILMTLWYMGHYSPLIKEVVSEQLIKKSKQLVDVIGKELNSGKLLFGPKGKLIMENYEFSGSYVEEFSSILSETMITLIEKGQAVLIQNPICFCFHDMSKGTEMSCQRGLGMSDLTGALPLPSRCNGYDCESAIFTEEYIQRLDNTMIDSELEKRLLGNTYFVDFGGFDAIDPSRSIVNDYIMTKQRMG